Genomic segment of Arachis stenosperma cultivar V10309 chromosome 4, arast.V10309.gnm1.PFL2, whole genome shotgun sequence:
TGCACGCCGCTGGTATAACAATTCTATATAAGGTTTATCTTTTTGCAATTTTTCTCCTAAGAGTTGGAAACAAGTTCATTTGAGCTAAACAAGTACTGAACAGGgatatttattttgttgcttGTAAAAATCTATACTATAAAAGGATTCTGTACAAATTAAATTGGATCTTCAATTTGAGGTATAGTcatctcacaattggagctatATACCTGcatttgttttatttgttttagcTTAGTAACATTTTAGCAGAGGTATGAAGAGTCATGGACCACAACTATAATTGGAACTTGGAAGCCAGTTCATGTCCAcagtaaaatatttatttctaaCACCAATCAAACAAGATATTTATATATGTGGATATCATATAATTAATCCACCATAGGATACCCTATAGTTTCTGGTTTATTATTAGCAGACAAAACTAAACTTTCACCCACTTTACAAGAAAAATTACatcttaattaaaataataatggGAAGAAGAAAAGCGTGATGATCATGGTTGTTGATCTGGTAAATAAAACGGACGGTGAGGATGAGTGGTGAACAAGGATGCATGATGTACATGAACTACAAGTAGGAATAACCGCAAGGTTGGGACCACTTGACTTTCCTGAATGAGTGAGTGAATAAAGAACCACGCGCTTCACGTGCTCCAATCAGAAGGCTGCCAGGTGAGAGTGTGAGTCCACGAGGGTGCCGCGCGTGGGCAGAGAACTTTAGGGGACAATGATTCTCTTCTTCCCGCTTCAGATCTCTGTCTCTCTTTAACTGTTTGCTTCCTTTTCTCACAATTAGGATAAACTCTCAACTAGCTTCAATTCTTTTGCCAACACGTATTGCAACGCAAAACAATTTAAACACCAACTTaactttattttactatttaattATAGAGTTTAATTTCGTTTAGTATTGTTTAAATTCTCGAACAATGttctttagtatttttttttccttgCCAAAATATGTATAACGtcgttttaataaataaaataaggcaAGATTTGAGCTATATTATTAAGAGCGTtgaattttgataataaaaaatacacaaaaaattatattagtatattttttgaatttgaagactaaattattgaaatttaccgattttaaagattaaaataaaagttaacTCGTATTTTATATAATCGTACAATTACATTTGTTCTTTTATAGAGGAAGTATAAGGAGTCAATATAGTATCTatataatgtgtacaatggagatTTAGAGATGTTCGATCCAATAGGATATCAGATGTTTATTATTTCTGGTACCCAAATAGTTATTCTGGATAGTATGGATGTATTATATTTAAGAAATTAGTAGTATTTTATCCTAGATGTTCTTATTTTAACTCATATTGGGACAAATAAATAACCTATTATACACATTATACAAATACTCtattaaattcttttttatatgaCCATTTATGTAgacaatataaaatataattacatAGATACAcctataaaattaatttctactacaaatacatcaaattataattcttaattataataaatttttctatTGTTAACATTCCTATAATGTTATTAAACATAACAAAAATAAGGGAATTTAATTTGTAGAAACATGGATACCTAATTATGAATAGTGAAGTGGGTGCTCTCCGCCGTGGCCGGTGGTAATAGTGACTGCAGAAGCTACCATCCAATGCCAAACAAAGCCGGTGTGAGCACTGGGCAACACAAGAACCTTGCCAGACACACACAACAGAAAGTTACATATAAATGCGAGAAAATATTGGTTGAGTTAGTAAAAGGTTCAATGGGCATGAAGGTACCTCCTGATTTCTCTGAATTAGTTAAGAGGGAATCAACCTAAactttttcaaagaaaaaaaataataataaagatagAAACTCAGGtgtgaagttgataactgagaaccgttagataaaaatttagtcaaatcaatcaaattatttaacgtctctcaactatcaacttcacgtaaaatTGACTACACATGAGTTTTCACCAATAATAAAAGAGagttaaaaaaagaaagataaagtTACGTACAAAATAATTACCATTCCATTCAATAAGTTCGTTTTCATCATGATGTCTTGTCGTTTTATTAAACTATTCCTTTTATCATAGTATTCAAACACATAGCATGAACAAATTCTGATTAGTACAGGAAACAGATTTAGACTTTGGAGAGAATAGTAAGAAATTTCCTATACTTTATCAAAGCACGAAGGAATCTCTTAATTATAGGCTATATTTTAAGGCAAAAAGGTAAACTTACGTGCTTATTTTACGTGTAGTTACTACTGTAGGCTTTAGAAGTAAAATAATGAGCCTATCTATAATTCGATGGTTAATAATTTAAAGTGAGTCGTAGTCATAATCTTTGGGTATATTTTATTACTAGAGTTTTTGTTCGATATAATATTTCGAGAATATAATTTTTAGgaagataaattttttaaaattataagatTTTATTCTAACATTATAAATtataacaaaacaaaatttataaaattaaactatttttataaaaaggtCGTAAGAGACAAAAGTCTTCATCGACTAAGAAGATTATGATATctgtagataaaaaaaataaaataataagttttttagttattatttttatgtaaaagagtttaattttttaattaatcattatttttaatatttattatttaaaacttaaaagaatttaatgtatatatttttatatttgattaggTGTTAAGTCTAttgtacaaataaaaataattaattttcatgcttgtgatttaaaaataatattttttctctctatatataaaaatataattagatattagtataaaaagttatattaatagttataaaattaactcaaattttttttgaaacaatTGAATCTTGATTCTAATTATTAATCACAACATTAGTATTCTcttaaaattatatgtaataaatatttgaaggaagaaaaataaaaataaaaattagaaagataagttgtgaaaatttaaaactaaataaaaaaactaaaaaaaatatgcatataataataacaataatataatttttttacatgaGTAATAATATGGgatcattttttaattatatttaattataaatttaatatagttttataattttatgaatttatttgaattattttgttttattaattttattttgtgtagAATAAAAAGGTAGAAAGAGATAGAGaatgagagagaaaagagagagaaagataaagaaaaaggaaaaaatgagtatgttaattttggagaaaaattttttattttaattgtaatgaaaaaatatctcatgacattttaatttatcaaattagtaatataaaatataaattataagttaTATATAAAGTGAGAAGAAtagagagaaatagagaaaaaaatagaagTAGATAAGAGgatggaaaaaaaattattaattttaaaaaaaatattttattttaattttaatgagaAAATATCATGTAATACATTTAGttgttaaattaataatataatatacttatatttgaattttaatattttaatttaaactttaatttaattttaattatacttaaaaaatattatgttacatattttaattattaaatttataattagttattaataataatatataaaaaaaagaataagttaAGGAATaagagacagagagagagagaaagaaataaccctttaattttgaaattaaaaatttaatttcaattataataaaaaataacatatagtatattttaattataaaattaataatatacaatagatagatatattttattctcCTTAGTGCGGTAAGGCTTTTTCAGAACAGCAAGATAAGATCTCAGCcttattagttaaaatttagtatttgttttatttctattttctggcTCCAAAATTTTCCAAGAAATTCATCAGTATTCGGATGAGAAACAGAACGAGTTTCAAATAATTGTATTCCATCGCAGTATCAAGACTTTCAATGCAATCTAGGGAGGTAATATGAATACGTTAGAACAATGCAAGTATGCAACTGTACATATGATAATCAAGGTTGTTCTTATGCACAAAGATTTACGAAGCATGTACACTAAATTCATCATATAATCTCATCTCTACAATGTTTTGGGTAGAGGGACTCCCACCAAAATGCAAACCCTTCTCCAATGTGGTTCACTTTGGTGATTTTGTTTGGCTCTGGTTCAATGTAGTTAGTAGCTTTAACTTCAAGTATGTAGTCCACTGCATCAACTTATTACATAATGTTTGCTGTACATCATTTACCACGgatgcacgcgcacgcacataTCAAACAAAACCAAttaagcaaccttttagaacaGACAAGTGGTGGGAACAAGGAAGTTTATATGAAACATTAAATGCTGGACAAAATCAGAGTTTGTATCATTACCAGCAATAAGTTATGACAACGGAACAATGTTGTTATTGCGCTTTTCTATCTTGCATCTGGTCCCGTTTCTCCAGGGGTAGAAGAGACAACATCCACATTCTGCACAAAAGCCAATCAAAGTACGTGGGCAAAAATCATAATAACCAAAGTCTACCAGTAATGAAGAGCTTGCAAGCCCATTATTGGTCAGGTTTACACATTTTAGTGATATAATCCTGGATACTAAGCAGGGGGAAGGAAGTATTTCATGACAAGGATCTAGCTGCAGTTTGTAGCAGTGCTGTATCAACGTGGAGCTCGGAACCTTATCTCTAAGGCCATTATTTTACCACACGAGTGCCCTTTAATTTCGGGTCATTTGCCTAATAGGTATGCTCAGTAATGCTATGTCTCTAGAGCAAAAAGATTAGCGATGGGGAGCTTACGACACATTGTCAGCAATATAAAATATTGGAAGCTTTTCCACTCCTGCAGGTCTCCATTTGTGCTTTTCAAATGAGATTGCTTGCTCAGCTCTTGACGCAGTTGCAGTTAACACAAACTGAAATATAAATCTGTTACTATCATATTCATTCACAATAAGATAACATGTTATTCTGGTttgaaccaaaaaaaaaaaaaaaaagaaaggattCTAAAAGTCAAATTCAATATATGAGtaataaagaagaaatagaagcaaaACATCTGAGATGGTTTGCACATACCAGTGGGTAAAGAATAGCCATAATCCCATAACTCACAAGAGGTGAGAAAAAGAATATCGCCAAAACACAAGGACTTCCTGTGAGGATATAAACAAAACTCTTAATCTATAATATGGAGTGAATCAGAGGATAAATAATCGAACatgatatattaatttttatcaatAGTTCAATGTTCTTCCATAGGAAAATATTAATGGACTTAATTCTAACAAAGGCGACACCATATGGAAATACAGGTACAGCATATCCTTCAAAATCTCCACACTTGACAAAGTTGAAAATCCCCAATCCTCATGCCACAGTTATATATGAGACTAATTAATGTTATAATCCTTattagcaacagacagaaaagTTGACCTGTTCTTCCTAAGATCAGTATAGTAGGTTGTTCATATAAACAATGAAACAGTCAAAGAATAGCCACATGATCCAAGCATAAGAATTTTCTCTAGGCTAACAAGTACATATGATCAATAAAGAAAACGCAAATGAGTTCTTAAATAAAACCTTACCGAAACCAGCAAAAAATGGCCAGTAAGATTGAAAATAGTCCAGCCTTTTATCAAGAGGCACTTCATTGAAATTCCATTTATACCTAACCAAAgttaaaatttcaaagaaagaAATACAGAAGTTAAACAATACCGAATTGTTAAGAACACTAAGGCTTTTACCCTAAAAATGAAAGGAGAACACTAGATACATACTCGAAGCAGTAATATGCATACATCCAGGCAAGGAGCAAAAAATTGAGTACCTTCCCTATGTATGGTATAAATCCGGTTGCATAGACCTGCATATAAAATCAGAACTTGCTTGTAAGTTGAGTAGTATTTGACCAACAATGAATAAAGAAATTACAATGAATTTATTACCTCGAGAAAGAAAACACTCAGAAGGAGTATTGAGTAcacctgctctcctattccaaTCATGACCCTGAGTGAAGTAAACAACGTAGCTGAATCTTTTTACCATGGATTAATCCAGTAATAATTAACACCAACTAGAAAAGGACAAAGAAACTAAGAATTTGAACCTTACCCTCCCAGGCCAGCTGGTTTTTTTACATGACTAGCATTTTGTGAAGTTGGAGAATTGCTCTGGCTCGAGTCTTTCTCTCCTGTGAACTTGGATCGTCCCATTGCAGCATACCCAAACTTGGCAATGTCATTATACCTGACAACATTATTTGAAACCCTAATTTTTAAGACAAACTCAAACATGACTTGAAGCACCTTCCTATGGAACCAACCAAACACTAGGGCATTATCAATGTACTTTGTGAATGTTCATCAACAATGAAGATTCTAACATAAGAAGATGATTAGAAAGAGAATGTTACCAGATTGTGCTTAGAACTATGCTAAAGACATATAGCGGGTAATACCAAAGCAGCTGCAGGGAAGAATCAGAAAATATGAGTTTCGGAGCAAGCATATTACAGTGGAAGGAAGAGTAATTGAATTGATACTCACGTAAAAGCACTGAACGAGAAGAACACGCAAGATTGAATAGAATATGAGAGTGCCACGTAAGGGACAGAGTTGATGAGAAAGAAGGAGCGAGCATTGATCAGGGAGAATCCACCACAAGGCAGGGATGACAACAGAGTTCAGAACGAATATACTGCAGAAATTGAAAGGAAATCAGACAAGGGAGGAATTGAAATGAAAGGGGAGAGAGGGGAACGAACCTTCCTAAGAAGATGAAGCCGTTGAAGAGGAAGCACTGGCCGGTACGGCGGAGGAGGGGGCGGGAGCGGAGACAGAGGAGGAGGACGCGGTGGAGGCAGCAGGCCTCTCCGAAACCCTGAAGCCACAGAGAAAGAACAGCTGCAGCCTTGGCTTTGGCCGCTCCGTCGCCGTCCATTGCGAACAAGACGACACAGCGTTTTAGTTTGACTTCATCGCTCAACGCTCACGATTCTCTTTCACTCTCTTATGCCTAATCCCCCTAACGCTATTCTACAAGGTTACGCTATCTATGCATCTTTActcttcatttttatttttaatttaattttacagGGGTATAAAATTACTTAATGTCTAGACACTTGACAACAAAAATAACTACTCTTTTTCAAATCACATAGGAGTTGTTTAGGTGagtttttaaagaaaaaaaattttttgagttatcttttttaaaaagattttatcacaaagtaaaaataattttatgtttcatataaaaaaattttttatttattaattatgtttggatataacgatataaaaatacttatttatttatttattacatgaaaaatattttttttaaaaaaatcttttaaaaaaatatataacttacagcttctcaaaaaagatattttttatttttctagtacttttattattaaaaatttgccaaacatgttaaaaaaattttcattaaaaaaatattttttttatcaaaataatggcGTCCAAACAAACACATAGTCTTCTCGTACTCATTTAAAGATCGCGAATTCGAGTCTCACtcctaattttaaaaaaaaaaactactcTTTTGCTTTAACGaagtaaataattattaaaaaaatataattgaataattatttaaatattttatattatcaacTCATTAAACTAAATTCTTAATCTTTACTAAATTACAACCATTTCATGTTATGGTAATGTTAAAGAAATAACAACTcagttattttatttaatttaatatttataataatacaattatgtttaaaattatttaattattttatgatatttaaaaaatacaaaataaaaaaaacacttGACACAATAAAATGACTTTGAATTATGTTGGActgattatttttgttttaaaatatttttgttcattttaaatttataacaactaacaaattaaatatctCTAGCTACGATTTTAAACTTTACTGCACTTTAGATAGAGGCTTCACTACTCCACAATCTGTACATATTTGTTGACTTACAGAGTATTTGTAAAATCGAAATTTCGTAACCTAGGTGGTAAAATTTCATATATAACCGGTGAAACACTTGTGACTTTTAATTACATCGTTTGTCAATGATATTTTCTACCACTTTGAACATGGAACAACAAAAAGTCACTTGTTTATGTTACTACACAGTTTTTTATGTTGCTTTCTGACCAAACATATTTATTAATAGTAAATTAGTGATTGTGGAGTTCTAACAGAGGTTATTACAGACTCGACCCTTGAAATTTATATTACTAATATATATGCAGGCGACGGTCATGAAAGACCTTAAAAATTGCAAATAAATCCTTGTAAATCTTGCGTAATATAGTCCCCTGATAAAAGCAGCTTCCATTAAATTACAGCATTAGTCGAACTAACTCCAGAAAAGATTACAAGTTATGATGTATACACAAACCATTTGTCCTGTTATGTGATTGGCTGATTGCCACATTTTGCACTGACAAGTGGAGAGACCGATTTTGTTCAGCTCAGTTCAAACAGCAGATAGTGATAATAACATTGCTAGGCTATCCAGTTCAAAATTTGATGGAGAATACTCTGATTTTAACTGAGAGATACACTATATATAATCAGTGTGCAGAAAATTACATTGGCCGTTTGTCTTCCGTGTGTAGAGGGAAGAGGTAGGGAGGGAAGAGTATACAATGCAAGTGCAAGATCCGATACCATAATCACCAGGACCCCGAAAACAATTGACATGAAAAACTTATCCTTCCACTCCAACTGTATCACAAAAAATAATACGATGGGGAAGGAAATAATCAGTAAAATACACAATGACCTTGGCAAAGTCCCTCCCCCAGCGCCTCAAGCTTGTCAGATGTGCAAGATGCGACGCTACACAAAGAATGTATCACGGTGATCTCATGGATTCTTGCCGTCTCAGAGGGATGCCCTCGCCCCCATCCTCTTCTGAGTGCTTAGGAAGTCTAATAGATAAAGACGATTGTAAACCTGCAGACCATGATACTAATCACATTAATAAATCATGTTTGAACACTTTCAAGACCTTACACCAGAGAGTTCTTGTGAGCACCAGAAAGCATACCATCAGACAAATCCTTAGTTTTGTGAAGGAGAAAAGTTCCTGAAAGTATTGTCACAAACCCACATATTTCCGTGACAACTTGTGTTGGACTTTGCCCATCCCAGTCCTGATATCAAATTCAGTTCTCAATCATCAATCGATGGACAGACAATGTGAAACAATAAAATTAATGGCTCTCGCACAGTAATCTTCTCTCACACACGATACGCAAGCAGTTCATTAAGATGGTCTATGTAGGGACCCACTAAAATTGACATAGACACAGTTCAAGGAACAAAAACAACCAGCAAGTCCGTCAGGGTCACCCAAGAGAACTAGTAAgagtataattaaaattagatttcaTCCATATTGCTCTTTCTTTTAAGGAATTCAGAAACAATTTTGTTCTTCCATTTAAAATCTTGAGAATTAGGGGGGAAAAGTTCTCCactattttcatttttgttttccctAGATCTTTTAAAATGCAGTGAAAGAATGAGCATCCTTCTTGGGGAAAACAAGACAAACCTAGCACAGATCTACCAGAATGCATCCAATTTTCAAGGAGTAATTAATGAAGCAAATATGAAGCAGCAAgtagaaaacaaaaatacaaaCTTCTCTTCCTGAATGGCTAGTGCAGCTGTGCCGTTAAACTCAGTACTATACGGTTCATTAAGAAAATACTCAAGCCTAAATACAATTGATGGAGGCGCTTTCGAAAAGACAAATGATAGAATATGCAGTCACTTCTGAT
This window contains:
- the LOC130973231 gene encoding protein EI24 homolog, whose protein sequence is MDGDGAAKAKAAAVLSLWLQGFGEACCLHRVLLLCLRSRPLLRRTGQCFLFNGFIFLGSIFVLNSVVIPALWWILPDQCSLLLSHQLCPLRGTLIFYSILRVLLVQCFYLLWYYPLYVFSIVLSTIWYNDIAKFGYAAMGRSKFTGEKDSSQSNSPTSQNASHVKKPAGLGGVMIGIGEQVYSILLLSVFFLEVYATGFIPYIGKVLNFLLLAWMYAYYCFEYKWNFNEVPLDKRLDYFQSYWPFFAGFGSPCVLAIFFFSPLVSYGIMAILYPLFVLTATASRAEQAISFEKHKWRPAGVEKLPIFYIADNVSMWMLSLLPLEKRDQMQDRKAQ